One genomic segment of Gorilla gorilla gorilla isolate KB3781 chromosome 23, NHGRI_mGorGor1-v2.1_pri, whole genome shotgun sequence includes these proteins:
- the LOC109025190 gene encoding U2 small nuclear ribonucleoprotein A'-like: MELKAKARELREECRSLRSRCDQLEERVSAMEDEMNEMKREGKFRLKRIKRNEQSLREIWDYVKRPNLRLIGVPESDGENGTKLENTLQDIIQENFPHLARQANIQIQEIQRTPQRYSSRGATPRHIIVRITKVEMKEKMLRAAREKGRVTLKGKPTRLTADLSAETLQARREWGPIFNILKRIFSFPQRGGTGGCRMGKLTAELIEQAVQYTNAVRDRELDLRGYKIPIIENLGATLDQFDAIDFSDNEIRKLDGFPLLRRLKTMLVNNNRICRIGEGLDQALPCLTELILTNNRLVELGDLDPLASLKSLTYLSILRNPVTNKKHYRLYVIYKVPQVRVLDFQKMKLKERQEAEKMFKGKRGSQLAKDIARRSKTFNPGAGLPTDKKKGGPSPGDVEAIKNAIANASTLAEVERLKGLLQSGQIPGRECRSGPTGDGEEEMEEDTVINGS; encoded by the coding sequence atggagctgaaagccaaggctcgagaactacgtgaagaatgcagaagcctcaggagccgatgcgatcaactggaagaaagggtatcagcgatggaagatgaaatgaatgaaatgaagcgagaagggaagtttagattaaaaagaataaaaagaaatgaacaaagccttcgagaaatatgggactatgtgaaaagaccaaatctacgtctgattggtgtacctgaaagtgacggggagaatggaaccaagttggaaaacactctgcaggatattatccaggagaacttcccccacctagcaaggcaggccaacattcagattcaggaaatacagagaacgccacaaagatactcctcgagaggagcaactccaagacacataattgtcagaatcaccaaagtggaaatgaaggaaaaaatgttaagggcagccagagagaaaggtcgggttaccctcaaagggaagcccaccagactaacagcggatctctcggcagaaaccctacaagccagaagagagtgggggccaatattcaacattcttaaaagaattttcagctttcCACAGCGCGGGGGAACGGGAGGCTGCAGGATGGGCAAGCTGACGGCGGAGCTGATCGAGCAGGCGGTGCAGTACACCAACGCGGTGCGCGACCGGGAGCTGGACCTCCGGGGGTATAAAATTCCCATCATTGAAAATCTAGGTGCTACATTAGACCAGTTTGATGCTATTGATTTTTCTGACAATGAGATCAGGAAACTGGATGGTTTTCCTTTGTTGAGAAGACTGAAAACAATGTTAGTGAACAACAACAGAATATGCCGTATAGGTGAGGGACTTGATCAGGCTCTGCCCTGTCTGACAGAACTCATTCTCACCAATAATAGGCTCGTGGAACTGGGTGATCTGGACCCTCTGGCATCTCTCAAATCGCTGACTTACCTAAGTATCCTAAGAAATCCGGTAACCAATAAGAAGCATTACAGATTGTATGTGATTTATAAAGTTCCGCAAGTCAGAGTACTGGATTTCcagaaaatgaaactaaaagAGCGTCAGGAAGCAGAGAAAATGTTCAAGGGCAAACGGGGTTCACAGCTTGCAAAGGATATTGCCAGGAGAAGCAAAACTTTTAATCCAGGTGCTGGTTTGCCAACTGACAAAAAGAAAGGTGGGCCATCTCCAGGGGATGTAGAAGCAATCAAGAATGCTATAGCAAATGCTTCAACTCTGGCTGAAGTGGAGCGGCTGAAGGGGTTGCTGCAGTCTGGTCAGATCCCTGGCAGAGAATGCAGATCGGGGCCCACTGGTGATGGTGAAGAAGAGATGGAAGAAGACACAGTCATAAACGGGTCCTGA